A window of Planctomycetota bacterium contains these coding sequences:
- a CDS encoding ATP-binding cassette domain-containing protein, with protein sequence MTVAEEPAVEPSTSPAAQNVSPAIEITGLRKTYTDFWGRPKVTALHDLDLTVKRGEVFGLLGPNGSGKSTTIKLLLGLIFPS encoded by the coding sequence ATGACCGTCGCCGAGGAGCCTGCTGTCGAACCTTCCACTTCGCCTGCTGCGCAGAATGTCTCTCCCGCGATCGAGATCACCGGGCTCCGCAAGACGTACACGGACTTCTGGGGTCGGCCGAAGGTGACGGCGCTGCACGACCTCGATCTGACCGTGAAGCGGGGCGAGGTCTTCGGCCTGCTCGGACCCAATGGCAGCGGCAAGTCGACAACCATAAAGCTGCTGCTCGGTTTGATCTTCCCGTCCG
- the rpsU gene encoding 30S ribosomal protein S21, producing MIKVKLRGGETTDQLLKRFKKACEKEGLVKDMKKHAYYEKPSEINRRKSKMRRPMTQR from the coding sequence ATGATCAAGGTGAAGCTCCGCGGTGGCGAGACCACCGACCAACTGCTCAAGCGCTTCAAAAAGGCCTGTGAAAAGGAAGGCCTTGTGAAGGACATGAAGAAGCACGCTTACTACGAGAAGCCCAGCGAGATCAATCGCCGCAAGAGCAAGATGCGCCGTCCGATGACGCAGCGCTGA